The Pseudomonas sp. LFM046 region ACAAGGCGAAACTGGCGATGCAGCGGCTGCAGGAGCTGGATCCCTCCTTGCGTATCTCGGGGCTTAAGGATTGGTTGCCGATTCACCGGGCGGAGGATCTTGCGCTGTTCGCCGATGGACTGCGGCTGGCCGGGTTGCCCGAGTGACCGCCACGATGGCGTGCTGAACGACGCTGCCGCAGACGGCGAACACCGGTGGACGGGGAGGGAAGGGCGGTCACCGATTCAGCAGCGATCTCGAGGTGGCGATGGCCGTGCTGAACGGACGCCATTCGCGATTGAGTACATAGGCGTCCTATTCCAGTTTTTCCTGCTACCGGTTCGTAGGAAGGGGGTGCGCGAAATCGCCAGGCGCTGGCCCGTTACGCCCGAGGCGTGGCGGGCGGTCCGCTGCACGCTGGGGCAGCCCGGTGTCCTCTGGGCTGCCGGACCCTCCCGGAGTGTCAGAGCTCGAATGGAATGCTGAGCTTGGCCCACAGCATGTCGCCCTCCGGGCGGTTCTCCACGTCGAACTCCTTGGCCCAGCGGATCTCAGCGCTGCAGTACTCGAGGAAGGTGTAGTGCAGTGCCGGACCGACGGCGAAGACCTGGCCGCGCACGCCGTCGTCCACATCCTCGCCGAGGAACTGCACGGTCCGTCCATGCTGTTTGTCGTCGGTGGTCTGCTTGAGGTAGTAGCCATTCAGGCCCAGGTGCAGGTCTTCAGCCACCAGGTAGCTGGCCGAGTAGTCGAAATGGAAGATCTGCCCGGAGCGATAGTCGGTGTCGTGGTTTTCCTCGTTGAAGCTGTAGGTCGCCTTCAGCGACAGCTCGGTGCGTTCCGTGGGTAGCCAGGTGAAGGAAAACAGCGGCTTGTACGTGTAGAAGTTGGTGCTGGTGTTGGCCAGCCGGTCGGCATCGTAATGGCCGGTGGGAATGGTGATTTCCAGCGCGGCACCCAGCGTGAGGCTCTTGCCCATGTCCCAGAGGATGATCGGGGCCAGGGTGGTGTCACCGATGCTTCCCCGCTCGTCGTTCAGGCCGAAGGCGGAGACCCGCTGCCGTACGTAGGGCACGGCGACGTAGCCCCCCAGCCGCCCGCCGAAGACCCGCAGCGGGCTCACGTAGTCCAGGCGTGCGGTGATCGAGTCCGAGGTGATCTCGGCGCCGGGCACCTCGCCTCCCTGGGAGCTGATGTTCAGCTTTCTGGCTTTGTAGTGGTTGTAGTAGACGACGAAGGCGAACAGGTGGTCGGGCAGGTTGTTCACGTCCAGGGGCAGGGTGAAGAAGCCATCGGTTCCCGGCGCGATGTTGTCCACGCCGTTCTCGGTGGCGTAGGCGGAGGCGCTGACGGCCAGGATGAGGCAGGTCGCCACGCGCAGCGGCGTATGCGCAAGGGTCGAAGTCATGTTTGCGCTCATCATTATTGGATACGGAGTGGCGGGTTTTGGCCCTGCTGTAGG contains the following coding sequences:
- a CDS encoding transporter, which gives rise to MTSTLAHTPLRVATCLILAVSASAYATENGVDNIAPGTDGFFTLPLDVNNLPDHLFAFVVYYNHYKARKLNISSQGGEVPGAEITSDSITARLDYVSPLRVFGGRLGGYVAVPYVRQRVSAFGLNDERGSIGDTTLAPIILWDMGKSLTLGAALEITIPTGHYDADRLANTSTNFYTYKPLFSFTWLPTERTELSLKATYSFNEENHDTDYRSGQIFHFDYSASYLVAEDLHLGLNGYYLKQTTDDKQHGRTVQFLGEDVDDGVRGQVFAVGPALHYTFLEYCSAEIRWAKEFDVENRPEGDMLWAKLSIPFEL